The Apium graveolens cultivar Ventura chromosome 6, ASM990537v1, whole genome shotgun sequence genome contains a region encoding:
- the LOC141665643 gene encoding phosphoglucomutase, chloroplastic-like has protein sequence MVVGGGGKKKMKISEIKMVDIPDVDLSHLGVTKYGKFSVEVVDPVFDYLELMEIVFNFSLIRSLLSLSDYRLVFDAMHAVAGAYAEPFFVDKLGASRISILNGLPLEDFGHGHPDLNLTYAKDLVNILYKENKPDFGAASDGTDGDRNMILGREFFVTPLDSVAIIAANAQNAIPYFQSGPKGLSRSIPTSGALDLVAEKLNLPFFEVPTGRKLFGILMDAGVLSICGEESFGTGSDHILEKDGI, from the exons ATTTCTGAAATTAAGATGGTGGACATTCCAGATGTTGACCTCTCTCATCTTGGTGTAACAAAATATGGGAAATTTAGTGTTGAAGTGGTTGACCCTGTTTTTGACTATTTGGAGCTGATGGAA ATTGTGTTCAATTTTTCACTAATCAGAAGTTTGCTATCACTATCTGATTACAG GTTGGTTTTTGATGCAATGCACGCAGTCGCAGGTGCTTATGCAGAACCCTTCTTTGTAGACAAGCTTGGAGCTA GCAGAATTTCTATTTTAAATGGATTGCCTCTAGAAGATTTTGGGCATGGACATCCAGATCTGAATCTTAC ATATGCTAAAGACCTGGTCAACATTTTGTATAAAGAGAATAAACCAGACTTTGGAGCTGCAAGTGATGGTAC TGACGGTGATAGAAACATGATTCTTGGTAGAGAATTTTTTGTCACCCCTTTAGACTCGGTTGCGATCATCGCAGCAAATGCGCAAAATGCGATTCCATATTTCCAGAGTGGCCCAAAA GGTTTATCAAGATCCATTCCAACAAGTGGTGCCCTTGACCTTGTTGCTGAGAAGTTAAATCTGCCATTTTTTGAG GTCCCCACTGGTCGGAAATTATTTGGAATTTTAATGGATGCTGGAGTGTTGTCAATTTGTGGTGAAGAAAGTTTTGGAACAGGGTCTGACCATATTCTTGAAAAGGATGGCATATAG